From the genome of Asterias amurensis chromosome 17, ASM3211899v1, one region includes:
- the LOC139949550 gene encoding uncharacterized protein, which produces MRNSGGYLGPNRGAPDRRYQSLRPPPPRVPGNTLITTIYRVLTPSRRCMKTWLLLILSVYLSLVLILFQSIELTNETSKVVPSRVNGRNINMDEYRLAYAYSIGPTTTRQSSSDRSSHQPTTSRTAQSNITAQSNITAQSKFLSNLTKDDFDKIKEPQHEMANALGESKNHTGQSASHDGKGLVGLVKAGASNKTGIQRTNRFLKKRHIRKPPPAPKFKPFYLNYTSNTTAGPLFSNGIINPHPFDFTLSNQDACDNRGNRSNNVYVLILVKCRPSEKVDRMQIRRTWGGVTEVHGRRTLTMFLIGQTGNVATDAAIAKEDAQYHDVIQENFMDSYYNMTHKNIMGLKWVQMHCSNASFVLSIDADMMLGIYNLVLRMENSSTSKFAEGHLRVDPLPHRSNESKWYTPEQVYPESSYAPFLNGACYVMSGDVARSLYKESAHVRYLPWDDVYIGLVMKKIDVVPRYSALYEQFISKSKAIIRGIAVDIGHNKRTINVNMVRLWEIVHAKKGLLPVHRNRYNQTLFNNKN; this is translated from the coding sequence ATGAGAAACAGTGGTGGGTACCTTGGCCCCAACAGAGGAGCTCCCGACCGGCGTTACCAGTCGCTGAGACCACCACCGCCCCGTGTTCCGGGCAACACTCTGATCACTACCATCTACAGGGTGCTTACTCCGAGCCGGAGATGTATGAAGACATGGCTTCTGCTCATCTTATCCGTATATCTTTCCCTTGTGTTGATCTTATTTCAATCGATCGAGCTTACGAATGAGACTTCGAAGGTAGTTCCTTCTCGTGTGAACGGGAGAAATATTAACATGGATGAGTATAGACTGGCGTACGCGTACTCGATTGGGCCAACAACGACCCGGCAGTCATCGTCTGATAGGAGCAGTCACCAACCAACCACGTCTAGAACTGCCCAATCAAACATCACTGCCCAATCAAACATCACTGCCCAATCAAAGTTTCTCTCGAATTTGACCAAGGACGATTTTGACAAGATAAAGGAGCCACAGCATGAGATGGCGAATGCGTTAGGAGAGAGCAAGAACCATACGGGACAATCTGCTTCGCATGACGGTAAAGGTTTGGTTGGGCTGGTGAAGGCAGGCGCGAGTAATAAGACCGGTATACAAAGAACTAATCGGTTTCTTAAAAAACGGCATATACGGAAACCCCCACCAGCTCCGAAATTCAAACCTTTTTACTTGAATTACACATCGAACACAACTGCCGGTCCATTGTTTAGTAATGGAATAATTAATCCACACCCTTTTGATTTTACTCTGTCGAATCAAGACGCTTGTGACAACAGAGGGAACCGTTCCAATAATGTATACGTCCTGATCCTTGTCAAATGTAGACCCAGTGAGAAAGTTGACCGAATGCAGATTCGACGAACCTGGGGTGGCGTTACGGAGGTCCACGGCCGCAGGACACTAACGATGTTTCTGATTGGTCAGACAGGTAACGTTGCAACGGACGCGGCGATCGCCAAAGAGGACGCGCAATATCACGACGTCATCCAAGAGAATTTTATGGACTCGTACTATAACATGACACACAAGAACATCATGGGGCTTAAATGGGTGCAAATGCACTGCTCAAATGCATCCTTCGTGTTGAGCATCGACGCAGACATGATGCTAGGTATCTACAACCTCGTACTCAGAATGGAAAACAGTAGCACGTCCAAATTCGCAGAGGGTCATTTACGCGTCGATCCCCTCCCACACAGAAGCAATGAATCGAAATGGTACACACCAGAGCAAGTTTACCCGGAATCATCTTACGCGCCATTTTTAAACGGTGCTTGCTACGTCATGTCGGGTGACGTGGCAAGGTCACTGTATAAGGAATCTGCGCATGTCCGTTACCTACCGTGGGATGACGTGTACATTGGACTCGTAATGAAGAAAATTGACGTCGTTCCTAGATACTCTGCACTGTATGAACAATTTATTTCTAAAAGTAAAGCGATTATTAGAGGCATAGCTGTCGATATAGGCCACAATAAAAGAACTATTAACGTAAACATGGTGAGGCTATGGGAAATTGTGCATGCAAAGAAAGGGTTGCTTCCCGTACATCGAAATAGGTATAATCAAACTCTATTcaacaataaaaattaa